The DNA region CTTGGTGACGTAGGTGTAGCCGGTGCCGGCGGTCGAGCGGAGCTTGATGATCGGCCGGACGTCGGTGCTCTTGGCCATCAGAGCTTCACCCCTTTCGCGCGGAGCTCGGCCACGACGGCCTCGATCCCCCGCTTGTCGATGGTCTTCATGCCCTTCACCGAGACCCGCAGCCGCACCCAGCGCCCCTCGCTCGGCACGAAGTACCGCTTGGCCTGCAGGTTCGGCTCCCAGCGCCGGGACGTGCGCCGATGCGAATGCGACACCTGCTTCCCGTAGCCCGGTTTGCGGCCGGTGACCTGGCACACGGCGGACATATACCCTCCCAAGTTGATATCGGTTGTCGTTTTCATTTACTCTACACAGCCGAACCAGAACGCCCTCGACGCCCCGGAGCTTCAGTGACCGACAACCCCCGCGTGCCCCTCGTCCTGATCAGTGGCCTCGCACCGGGACCGAACGCCGACCTCGCCGAGCGGCTGCGCCTCGCCGAACCCGGCACCGCCGTCGTGCACCACGACCTGAGGCAGATTCACTCCGGAGTGGTCCGGCGGCGGATCCGGCTCGCCGACCGCGACCAGCTGACCGTCCTCGAACTGGCGCACGGCTGCGTCTCGTGCACGTTGCGCGAGGACTTGTTGCCGCTGCTGCGCAAGCTCTCCCAGATGCCGCAGGTGCGGCGGATCGTGGTGCGGCTCGACGAGGCGATGGAGCCCGAGCCGGTCAGCTGGGCGCTGCACAACGTCCTCGTCGGCGAGCGTCCGGTGATCGAGGACGTCGACCTGCGGGCCGTGCTGACCGTCGTCGACTGCGCGGGCTGGCTGGCCGACAGCACCGGAGACGACACGCTGGCCGAGCGGAACCTGCGGGCCAGCCCCGAGGACGAGCGCACCGTCGCGCAGGTCGCGCTGTCCCAGGTCGAGTTCGCCGATCTGCTCGTCCTCTCCGGCGCGGCGACCGACGCCTGGTCCGCGGCGAAGGCCTCGGCCGTGCTCGACCGGGTCGCGCCGTCGATCCCCCGCGTCGAGCTGTCCTCCGTGGACGGGAAGACCGTGCTCGACGCCGTCCCGGCCGATGCCCGGCGCGGCGAGGTCACCGACATGCACGGGCCGCTGCTGCGCGGCCAGCCGCCGCTGCACACCGACTGCGGGATCGGGCTGCTCACCTTCACCTCGCAGCGCCCGTTCCACCCGGAGCGCCTCCACGACGCGATCGACGTCCTGCTCGACGGCGTCGTCCGCACCCGGGGACGGCTCTGGGTGGCGAGCCAGCCGGACATGGCGCTGTGGATCGAGTCGGCGGGCGGCGGCCTCGGCGTCGGGCACGCGGGGCCGTGGCTCGCCGCCCCGGACGGTCCGGACTGGGCCGCCGTCTCCCCCGAACGGCGCACCCTCGCGTCCCTGCGCTGGAACCCGCTGTTCGGCGACCGCGCGCAGGAACTGGTCGTCGTCACGGATCAGGCCACCCCGGACGAGATCGAAGCCGCCCTGAACGGGGCGCTGCTGACCGAGGAGGAACTCGCCGCCGGCGAGCAGGAATGGCTCCAATACCCGGATCCGTTCGGCGAGTGGCACGAAGAACCGTGTGAGGACACGGAAACCGACCCTGAGAAGCACGACGTGAACGCGTCGAACCGAAAGGACGAAACGCAGTGAAACCGGGAATCCACCCCGACTACCACCCGGTGGTGTTCAAGGACCTCTCCACCGGGGACGCCTTCCTGACGCGCTCCACCGCCACCTCGGAGCAGACCATCGAATGGAGCGACGGCAACACCTATCCGCTGGTGAACGTCGAGATCAGCTCGTGGTCGCACCCGTTCTGGACCGGCAACCAGCGGATCATGGACAGCGCCGGCCAGGTCGAGAAGTTCCACCGCCGCTACGGACGCCGCGGAGGGTCGAAGTAATGGCCGTCCCGAAGCGGAAGATGTCGCGCAGCAACACCCGGTCCCGTCGTTCGCAGTGGAAGGCGGCCGTGCCGGATCTGGTGCCGATCAAGGTGAACGGCGAGACGAAACTCGTGCCGCGCAAGCTCATGAAGCACTTTCATCAGGGTGGAGAGTGACGACGCCGGTCACGGTGCTGTCCGGCTTCCTCGGCGCGGGCAAGACGACCGTGCTCAACCACGTCCTCGCCAACCGCGACGGGCTGCGGGTGGCGGTGATCGTGAACGACATGAGCGAGGTCAACATCGACGCCGCGCTGGTGCGGGACGGGAACAGCCTGTCCCGCACCGAGGAACGGCTCGTCGAGATGACCAACGGCTGCATCTGCTGCACCTTGCGCGACGACCTCTTGGAGGAGGTCTCGCGGCTGTGCGAGGACGGGCGGTTCGACTATCTGCTCATCGAATCGAGCGGGATCTCCGAGCCGATGCCCGTGGCGGCGACGTTCTCCTTCGCCCGTGAGGACGGCGCGACC from Amycolatopsis sp. EV170708-02-1 includes:
- the rpmB gene encoding 50S ribosomal protein L28, giving the protein MSAVCQVTGRKPGYGKQVSHSHRRTSRRWEPNLQAKRYFVPSEGRWVRLRVSVKGMKTIDKRGIEAVVAELRAKGVKL
- the mrf gene encoding ribosome hibernation factor-recruiting GTPase MRF; the protein is MTDNPRVPLVLISGLAPGPNADLAERLRLAEPGTAVVHHDLRQIHSGVVRRRIRLADRDQLTVLELAHGCVSCTLREDLLPLLRKLSQMPQVRRIVVRLDEAMEPEPVSWALHNVLVGERPVIEDVDLRAVLTVVDCAGWLADSTGDDTLAERNLRASPEDERTVAQVALSQVEFADLLVLSGAATDAWSAAKASAVLDRVAPSIPRVELSSVDGKTVLDAVPADARRGEVTDMHGPLLRGQPPLHTDCGIGLLTFTSQRPFHPERLHDAIDVLLDGVVRTRGRLWVASQPDMALWIESAGGGLGVGHAGPWLAAPDGPDWAAVSPERRTLASLRWNPLFGDRAQELVVVTDQATPDEIEAALNGALLTEEELAAGEQEWLQYPDPFGEWHEEPCEDTETDPEKHDVNASNRKDETQ
- a CDS encoding type B 50S ribosomal protein L31, encoding MKPGIHPDYHPVVFKDLSTGDAFLTRSTATSEQTIEWSDGNTYPLVNVEISSWSHPFWTGNQRIMDSAGQVEKFHRRYGRRGGSK
- the rpmF gene encoding 50S ribosomal protein L32, encoding MAVPKRKMSRSNTRSRRSQWKAAVPDLVPIKVNGETKLVPRKLMKHFHQGGE